Genomic segment of bacterium:
TGCCTCGCGCTCCTAGCCACCTTTTGAGTGAGCAAAAGGTGGCCCAAAACTCAGCCCGGACCCGTCGCTCGCGCTTTAAAAAGCGCGACCACTTCGTTCCGGCTGGGCCGTACGGGGCACCCACTACGCTTCGCTCCGTTAAGACCCGCGCCGGCCCGACGCCTCCACTCGTTGCGCCGCGTACGGGCCCCGTAGGGAGACGAAAAGAAGGCTCGCCGATAAGCGGAAGAGAATTGTTGGCTTATCGGCTCGAAGGTAATTTGTTTACAAGTATCAGAAACCGTGTTGGTCGCTTATCGCGAGGCGAAAGGCGAAAAACGATTATGGAATTGTCGGCTTTCGTGCCTCAAGCCGACCTACACGGCTGCTGCGACGTTCGCACATCCTTTAAAACGATAAGGCCCGCAAATGCGGGCCTTATCGTTTTTCTATTGGTGGGCGGAATCCACCCTACGCGACTAAATTGGTTGTCGGTATAACATAATACAATTATTTAGCTGTACAATCTCAGCTTATTTAATATTAGTTCTCTGTGTAAATTTGAATACATAACGCTTGCATTACATGTAAGTATCCCTGTCTGCTGCGCCTTCCTTGATGTCGGCAAATCAGTTGTCTCTTTCTTATATGCAAGATACTGGCGTTTTATTTCATCGGGGGCACAATCATTAGTGGTGATTTTTTTTGATGTGATTGCCTTGTGCAGATAGTCGATATTTCTACTTAAATTTTTAATTTCCATCATTAAATTGATATAGTTGTCGTCGTTTGGCTGCTTCACATAATCATGGTATTTTTGATAAGACCTTTCAAGGCTAGTAGCAGCAAGGTCAAATAAGCTTGATACCATGTCTTTGTTTTTAAAATTATTATTTACAGATGTAACTATAAAAAGAGCGATGTATACCATAAAAAATGTTCTGCTAATTAAATCCAAAATTCCGAATAATTTTATATCATAAAAATTCTGGTACGATGATATCGGAGCCGTAAATATTTGTCCGAAAGCAAAACCAAATATAAAGATTAAAATACTAATTAAACTAGCGTGCATCTTTTATATACTGCGTAATCTCTTCAACTAATAAAGGATCTTCGCTGGACTTGAAAATAAACCTATCCAAACAACGCTTAGCACCGTAATCTCTTGCGATGCCACCAAAGGCTTCTTCCAAAAACGAAGTTGGGAACCCTGCGCACCCATCAAGGTCAATCACTATTTTGGAATTATCGTTTTCGTCTCTAAAAAGAGGTACTAGTATACTAAGCCGGAATTCTTCACCGGAAAACGGGCCATCGTCAACAAAGCGTGCACCAGGTGTCCGCGAAAAATCGGTGGCAATATTTATCCTGTTCATATCAAGATGCCTCTTTAAAATCAGAATAACTAAATTCCCACGCGAGCAGTGTACCCTTAAACCTATGCTTTAATTCGATAGTTTCACCCATCGCACATCGATACATCCCCCTATTAGATATAACTATCAAATCACTAATATTCTTAGTATTGTATGTTTCTTTCATGCTTGGCAACCCCTTACCGCGATGATGCTGCCTAGTGCTTGTCCTAAACTCCCCATCAAGTGCAGATTTAATCAAAGCACCATCTCTCAATTTTTTTAATTTAAGTTTTTTTGCTAGAGCGCCAACCATATCACCAAAATTCTTTGCGACCGTTGTAGGAATGCCCTTACCTGTGTCAAAAAAATAAAATCTGACTCGCTTTTTATCTTTTTCGTTTGATGCAATCATCCACCATTGATTTGTTTTATGCGAACTATCGTAAGCATGATGCCAAGTATTAACCATACACTCTATAATAATGTTATAAATTCTTCTTGATTTTAGATCACGCTCTTGCCCTGTGTGCCTATACACAAAATCCAAGACATCATTGGCTAAAGGAGAATCTGATTTTTCTCCATTTCTGACCGTAAAATAATCTGATGAAGTAATAGTTGCGGATTTAGAAACAACAAAATCATAAAATCCAGACTTTCCAATCGTCTCTTTGCATTTTCTATCAAGCGGCAGGTTTCCGGATATGTTTAGAATATACTTTGCTTTTTTGGCCCTGTCAAGCAACGCAAGAAGGTATAGAACCGCATCAAGCGTTATTGTTTTTATTTTGGTCATATTGAAGAATACTTTTTTATTGTTATAAATTAATTCTTCTACCTTTGCGAAAGTGGAGACCATTTCATTTGGATTATCAACTACGCTAAATGCAGGAGGGCAATTTATGACATAACGATCATGCTGATCTTTTCCATAATATATTATTTTACTTATTCTTACTGACCTGCGAAATTTTCGCCTTATAAATATCAACTGCCTTTTACGTGGCTCGCTGGGGCCAAAAATCTTTTTCATATCATTAAGCCTTGCAGGTCGTATTTAGAAAAACGCCGATCTGACAATTAGACCACATATTTTGTTTCTTTCGGTTTGTCTCTTTCATTATTAAATAACAGAGAATTACAAGTACATTGTTTTTTTGCGTTTCACACAAACCGCCTACAGCTTCTTACGACAACCGTTTCTAATTCTGCCCCTTTTTCTTTTTTCTGGCAACGGGATTGTTGTTTCCGTTTAAAAATGCACCTTCCCCTTTACGTAAAACTACCTTCGAGCCCATAAGCTGGTTACGACCCGCTTATGGGCGAGCCCGGAGCGTAGCGACCCTGCGGCGTCCCCCAAGGGGCCCGTACGCGGCGCAACGAGTGGAGGCGTCGGGCCGGCGCGGGGTCTTAGCGAGCATAGCGAGCGGGTGCCCCGTACGGCCCAGCCGGAACGAAGTGGTCGCTCGTAGAGCGAGCGACGGGTCCGGGCTGAGTTTTGGGTCACCTTTTGCTCACTCAAAAGGTGACTGGGGGCGCGGGGCGAAGCCTCGCAAGGTGTAGAAAAGGTTTTCACGAAATGGTTTTGTCGCCTTTCGCTACGCTCAAAGCGACCTACATAACTGTTGCTGGATTTCCGTTTCACTGGAATGACGAAAGTCTCTGGATTCCCGCAGGCGCGGGAATGACGTAAATTTTCGCGAAATTGCTTTCACCGTTTTTAGTTGCCGCAAACCGGGTTTTCCCGCTATAAGCGCCAAGCGTATAATTATCAGCCAGACCGTGAGGCAACAAGATAGATGAAAACTCCCCTTAACGACGAGATGGTAAAGCAGGGTCACACCCTCTTCCGTTACCGAAGCTTCATTCCCCTGCTTTTTATCCTCCCCGGCTATCTGGCGCTGCGGGAGACTCCCGCCATAGCCGCGAAGATCGGCCTTGCGGCGGCAAACCTCTGGGCGCTTTTCAGCTTTTTCGTCTCCCTCTCGGGGCTAGTCATCCGCGCGGTGACGGTGGGCTACAGCCAGGCGGCCACCTCCGGCAGAAACACCAAAAAACAGCTCGCCAACTCGCTGAACTCCACAGGCATCTACTCTCTGGTGCGAAACCCCCTCTACCTCGGCAATTACCTTATGCTTCTCGGCGTCTCCCTTTCGCTGATGGTCTGGTGGTTCCCCCTCCTCGTCACCCTCTCCTACTGGCTTTACATGGAGAGGATCATCGCCACGGAGGAGCGATTTCTTATCGAAAAGTTCGGCGATTCCTACCGCCGCTGGGCGCTTGAGACCCCCGCCTTTATCCCCCGTCTCTTTGGCTGGCAGACGCCGCGCAATCCCTTTTCGATGAAAAAGGTCCTCCGCCGCGAGTTTTACGGCTTCACCGCCCTCTGCCTCGCCTTTTTCGTCACAAAGCTCACCGCCGACGTGCATTTCGGCAAGATGGAGTTTGGGTCGTGGCTTTGCGCGGCCTGGCCCTGGAGCTACACCTTTTTCGCTTCCCTCCTCCTCTTCGCCGTCCTCTACGCGCTGAAAAAGACCACTCGCCTGCTGCGCTGACCTGCGGGTTTCGCCTGTCTCATAAACGCAAAAACCTCCTCTTGCGAGGACAATATTGTAAATTCCGGGAATAATTATGCCAATTTTGTAGGGCAAAAATTCTTTCGCGCCATGATAAACATTACCGTAAGGTTGCGTACTCATTATCGTTTGGTATTCTTTTAAAACGTTGGCACGGGTCTTGTAATAATCCCGTTCCGATGCCGTTCTTTTAACCGCCGTCTTACGGCTTATCAACGAACCATTTGGAAAGGAATCAAGATGAAAAGAACCGCCAAAGCCCTTTTGACTGCGTTCTCCCTCTTCGCCCTCGCCGCGCCCGCGCTGTCCACCCCCAGCACCCAGATCTGGATACCCTCCACCGACATTCAGGCCTACGGCGTCACTCACCTGACCGTCGACAGCTACATCAGGACCTCGCAGGACGACCCCTACTTTCCCCCTGTCTTCGTCTTCGGGCCGACCATCGGCGTCCTGCCCTACGAGAAGATCCAGATGGAAGTCGGCTTCGACCTCATCTACAACGGCGTTCCCGAATATGATTCCCACCCGATCTACGGCCACCTGAAGATCGGCACCCCGGAAGGCTCCATGTTCGAGTCCTCCCCCGCCCTCGCCGTCGGCGGTTACAATTTCGGCACCGAGAAGGATCTGACCAACCAGAACATAATCTACGGCCTCGTCGCCAAGAACATCCCTGTTCTCGGCCGCCTCTCAGTCGGATACTACCAGGGCAACGAAG
This window contains:
- a CDS encoding lipid A phosphate methyltransferase — encoded protein: MKTPLNDEMVKQGHTLFRYRSFIPLLFILPGYLALRETPAIAAKIGLAAANLWALFSFFVSLSGLVIRAVTVGYSQAATSGRNTKKQLANSLNSTGIYSLVRNPLYLGNYLMLLGVSLSLMVWWFPLLVTLSYWLYMERIIATEERFLIEKFGDSYRRWALETPAFIPRLFGWQTPRNPFSMKKVLRREFYGFTALCLAFFVTKLTADVHFGKMEFGSWLCAAWPWSYTFFASLLLFAVLYALKKTTRLLR
- a CDS encoding DUF4325 domain-containing protein, producing the protein MNRINIATDFSRTPGARFVDDGPFSGEEFRLSILVPLFRDENDNSKIVIDLDGCAGFPTSFLEEAFGGIARDYGAKRCLDRFIFKSSEDPLLVEEITQYIKDAR